A window of Bacillus sp. DX3.1 genomic DNA:
CCTTATGTATCACACATGGGTAGTAATATCCCCACCTCAAAGTTTGGAAGAATCAAGGAAGTTATGTGGGGATAAACCGCCCATCAGAGCCCGCTGGATGTGAGTTTCACTTTATGTAGCAGGAAAGTTTGGCCCATCTAGCTTTGGATTTCCAGTTTCGGGTTTATTTTGTTGTTTGTTTTGTTTTTTCTTCTTTTCATTTTTAGTTTTAGCCATGATAAACACCTCCCATTCGTATTGTTACCATTACTAAAAATCTCATACGAAACGATTTCTTTGCCGAATCTCAACTAGTTTTGTCAAGTATGCAGGAGCGAAAAGAGGCCCGTCGAAATTACATGACAAAGGAAAAGCAAAGAAGGAGGCGTTTTGTAAATGGCGATGGTTCAGAAAGAAAGTGTAATGAAAAAAATGGATCAAATGTTAAGTGCTCTTGATTTGCTGGAAATGAATGTTTCTCTTAGGGTTAGTCATTCTTTAAAGGATAAACGCGAAGATTTACACAATAGAGTGGAAGTAACGGAAATGCATATCCAACATATGGAAGATAAATTGTCGCATCATGAAGAAAAAGGAAGTTGGCTCCAAACGTTTCAAAACGTCGTAGTGAGCGCTTAAGAGGGTGGAAATATAGTGGAATATAAAATGTTAATACAGTCTTCGGAAAAGTTAATACATTATAATGACGAAACAATTATAAAAAAGAAAGAAAATAAAGAGTTTGATTTTTATAAAGATATGAAGCCATTTGTAAATGTTGTGGATCAGGAGTTAGAAGAGTGGAAAGGATTAGCCTATCAATGGATAAAGCAAGAAAAACCAAAATATATCCATGTGCAGCAAATTGATCAAGTTTGTGAAAACTTACAAAATAATGCGTTGCAATGTTTTGTAAATAAGGGAAAAGGGAAGCGGTTTTATGAAACGCACCAAGCGATTCTTTATACGCTTCAAAATATTGTAGAACAATGTAAGTAACAAGAGGGGAGACCCTCTTGTTTTTTTATGCTTCTACAATAGTATGTGCTGGTTTAGTAGCACCGATTGTTTCTAATTCACGTGTTAACGTTCGATATTCTGAGATGCAGATTTTTCCTTCTAAATAATGATATCTAGCAAAATCAAGCAATTCATTCATATCTTCTGTGTCGTACCCCTTTTTTTGAGCAAAAGCTTGTTTTAAATCCCCTAACAACATGCTTATTCCTCCCCCATGAGAATCTACTTCTTCTTTACTATCGTAGCATGAAAAGGTTTACTTTCTTATTTTTTTAAAAATTTAAACTTCCGACAAAAACAGACATTTTTAAGGTTACACATTTTATTTTATAGGTACATATTCTATATGTAGAAACCTAGTTAGAGGGGGGAGAATGCATGTTTCAGCAATCTAATGTATATGAGCAATCAAATGTATACCAGCAACCGAGCTCATATCAACAACCCAACGTATATCAGTACAATGAAAATCCATCTTTTCGTTACAATATGTATCCATTTATGCCTTACTATGGAGAACAAATGAATTATTATCAACCATTTGAAGTATCCTTTATGAATCAGCAACAGCAACAGCAACAGCAACAGCAACAGCAACAGCCTTATATGAATCAACAGCAACAGCCTTATATGAATCAACAGCAGCAGCCTTATATGAATCAGCAACAGCCTTATATGAATCAGCAATCTATGTTTTACCCACCGAAACAGCCTGTTCAACCATATCCAACGTTGAACAAACAAAAGCAACAGCAACAGCCAAGTCAGTTTTCTAGTTTTGTATCCCAATTTAAGACGTCTGATGGTAACTATGATGTGAATAAAATGATGAATACAGCAGGACAGATGATGAATGCTATGAATCAGGTTACGGGAATTGTAAAACAAGTTGGAGGCTTTTTTGTGAAGTAAGGATGGCTGTATGTATGATAGAAGTGTGACATAGACATTAAGGTATGAAATTTCGTGAAAATAGTTATCTGTACTTCCTATTTATCCCGCTATTCGCGGGCAGTAGTCCCCCCACCTCAAAGCTCAGGAAAAAGCAAAGAAGTTAGGTGGGGGATAAACAGCCCGTAAAAGCTCGATTGGTCAGGGCTAATAATCAGCGGGGATGAAGAACTCCTCTCGGTTGATTAAAGTTTCACTTTATTTTACACTGACTATTTGAACGATTGACTATGGAGAGATGGCATGGGAAAACATCCGTTTTATTATTGTTTTTCATCATGATTGCATGTCCGCTTTTGGCTTTTACAAATTACAACCGAATTTTATAGACAAATTCCTACTGGAAATGGGTATATATAACAAACGGCTTTTACTTCTTTCTCATATTGTAAAGTGTAGTCACATTTTTGAAATGAGAGAGGAGAGAAAAAACTATGTATCATTGTCATCCTTGTTTTGGAGGGCATAAGCCTGTTTCACCTATTAGTATAACACCTCCTGTAATTCATCCAACAAAACAGTGTGTAACACACACTTGTTCAACAACGGTGGTACCACATATTCACCCAACTCATACAACACATGTTCATCACCAACAGCTTAAAAATCAACATCTTTTCCCGCAAACGACTTCTAATGTGAATGTTGTAGATTCTGGACAACTAGGACCTGTTGGAGGATTCGGAGGAGGACCTGTTGGAGGATTCGGAGGAGGACCTGTTGGAGGATTCGGAGGAGGACCTGTTGGAGGATTTGGAGGAGGACCTGTTGGAGGATTCGGAGGAGGTTGTGTCCCATGTGGTCACGGTCCGCAAATATCCCCATATGGACCTGGTCCACAAGTATCCCCATGTGGTCACGGTCCACAAATATCCCCATATGGACCAGGACCTAATGTATCTCCATTCGGACCAAACGTAGGACCAAATGTCGGTGGAATATTTAAAAAGTAAGTGTTATGTTAGAACTAGCAAATAGCTAGTTCTTTTCTTTTAGAAGACGTTCAAAAAGTCCGGTAAAGATAGCTGTCGCATTTCTTCGTTACGTCGCCAGTCCGGTACTCATGTAGTTCGATCTACACTCCGTATCCTCCTGGCTTACGTGCCTCGAACTACTCGGCTATCTTTATCCTCCTTTTTGAACAAGCACTTTTAGGGGAAAAATGGAGTGTTGATATGAAAGTTGTAGCTGTAACAGGATATAAACCATTTGAGCTTGGAATTTTTACGAAAGATCATCCAGGTGTTACCTGTATAAAAAAAGCGGTACATCGTAGATTACTTGCCTTTATGGAGGAAGGATTAGAATGGGTAATTATCAGTGGCCAATTAGGTGTGGAGTTATGGGCAGCTGAAGTTGTTTTTGAGATGCAATTAGAATATCCAGATCTAAAGCTTGCAGTGTTTACCCCGTTTTTAGAACAAGAAGAAACGTGGAAGGAAGGAAATCGTGAATATTACGAGTCCATTCTAGCGCAAGCAGATCATGTTGATAGCATTACGAAAAGAAAATATGAAAGTCCAGAGCAATTTCGATTAAAAAATCAATTTTTTATTGAAAAAAGCGATGCGCTGTTAGCTGTATACGATGAAGAGAAACCAGGAAGTCCAAAATATATTGTAGAAGTAGCAAAGAAAAAAGTAGAATTAGAAAATTATCACAGTTATTTTATTCTTTTTTCGGATTTACAAGATATAATAGAAGAGGAACAGTGGAATAATGAAGGGTAGTATAAAAAGTGGCTTATGTATATGTTATTGACAAAAGACGTTGTTTCTGAAAAAATTTAGTTAATGAAAGTTTTGGTAAAAATTTGAGGTGAAGAAAATGATTTCTGAAAAAATTAAGTTAACAGCGAAAGATATTTTGGAAAAAGAGTTTAAAACAGGTATGCGAGGTTATCAGCAAGAAGAAGTAGATAAGTTTCTTGATATGGTAATTAAGGATTACGAGGCATTCCATAAAGAAC
This region includes:
- a CDS encoding YppE family protein, whose amino-acid sequence is MEYKMLIQSSEKLIHYNDETIIKKKENKEFDFYKDMKPFVNVVDQELEEWKGLAYQWIKQEKPKYIHVQQIDQVCENLQNNALQCFVNKGKGKRFYETHQAILYTLQNIVEQCK
- a CDS encoding DUF1273 domain-containing protein, coding for MKVVAVTGYKPFELGIFTKDHPGVTCIKKAVHRRLLAFMEEGLEWVIISGQLGVELWAAEVVFEMQLEYPDLKLAVFTPFLEQEETWKEGNREYYESILAQADHVDSITKRKYESPEQFRLKNQFFIEKSDALLAVYDEEKPGSPKYIVEVAKKKVELENYHSYFILFSDLQDIIEEEQWNNEG
- a CDS encoding YppF family protein, which codes for MLLGDLKQAFAQKKGYDTEDMNELLDFARYHYLEGKICISEYRTLTRELETIGATKPAHTIVEA
- a CDS encoding YppG family protein, translated to MFQQSNVYEQSNVYQQPSSYQQPNVYQYNENPSFRYNMYPFMPYYGEQMNYYQPFEVSFMNQQQQQQQQQQQQQPYMNQQQQPYMNQQQQPYMNQQQPYMNQQSMFYPPKQPVQPYPTLNKQKQQQQPSQFSSFVSQFKTSDGNYDVNKMMNTAGQMMNAMNQVTGIVKQVGGFFVK
- a CDS encoding CotD family spore coat protein; this encodes MYHCHPCFGGHKPVSPISITPPVIHPTKQCVTHTCSTTVVPHIHPTHTTHVHHQQLKNQHLFPQTTSNVNVVDSGQLGPVGGFGGGPVGGFGGGPVGGFGGGPVGGFGGGPVGGFGGGCVPCGHGPQISPYGPGPQVSPCGHGPQISPYGPGPNVSPFGPNVGPNVGGIFKK